The Lactuca sativa cultivar Salinas chromosome 2, Lsat_Salinas_v11, whole genome shotgun sequence genome includes the window TCAAAGATTATGAAATCGGTTGATAATGTGGTTGTTGCTATCAGGGAGTGTGATATAATATTTGATAGAGTTTATCATCGGGAGTATACAGGAGAATTTATTTATAAAGAATGGGAGTTGGTGGGTTTGGAACACCATAAATTACCGAGGGCTCGAAATTTTTTGGCAACAAATCAAGTAAAAAATAGGACATTATTTAGTTGTCCCTTCATGTATGGATAGGTGTCCTCAAACATATGATGGGTGATGGGTGCACGCAATTGAATAAACTTAAGTGATTGCTACTAGATTGATCTTATGTGTTTATTCccttgaaaaatattttttttggtaatttagGACGagttagtgtttttttttttttgagttgtttgttttttcgttTTGCATCTTGAAAACAATTGACGATTATTACATTGAGCATATCTCATTACTGGTTTCATGATGTGGCATGCAATTTTTCTTTTTGCTATTTACTTTATATCAAGAAAAAGAAAATCTTttgttaatgtttatgttttgagGGGAGGAGGAGGAAATGGAGAGAGTTGGTTTGGAAAAGAGGGGATATTTACTAATAAAAGGGTATAATTGTTATTTTCTTTTTTCATCTAAaatgatttgtttttttttttttttcttttctttcgaaTTCGCGAGCACGAAatagtttattttttttgttccccctttttttttctttaatgaagtcgGGAGCCGGTGTAAAATTTCGCTATaaatatttctttattcttgacaaGAACAGCTGCTCTGTCCCTTTCatattttaaaaatcaaaaatctcAAATCTATGGCGGACAGAAGTCAAAACATGGTCAGGAGGGTTCAAGCTTCGGCCTCAATGGCGTCTGCTGGCGGCGGCCAAGATGAGGCGGAGAATCCAATGGTCAACCGGTTCGATAATAGGCTGCCGCGGTTCTCCCAATCGGCACCGCAGCAGCAGATGTTTCAGCCATCACGAGCGCCACACCGAGTCTGTCCGTCATGTACGGTTGAGGAAGACGAGAATGTGATTCCGCTGGAATCCGATTCCGATTTAGGCTCAGGAGGGACTCCGATGGAAGACGTGGATGATGATGTCTGGATCGAGGATGATTTGGGGCAACATCAGAATTACCATTCTGATAGTGGATATTCGAGTTCTAGCCCGGTTTCATCACCGATCAGAGATCCAAGCAGAGAAATTCCGGTGGTGTTCACCGATCCAGACGTTCTCGATTGCCCGATCTGCCTCGAATCATTACGCTCCCCAATCTATCAGGTAGTTAACAATTCCCCTATTTCAATTCAAATCTGTGAATACACATATGCTCTTGTTTTAACAATGCATTTGCCATTGACAATTGTAGTGTGAGAATGGGCACATAGCATGCTCCTGTTGTTGCTCGAAATCGAATCACAAGTGTCCTTCATGCTGCTTGCCGATTGGATTCAACCGATGTCGGGCTATGGAGAAGCTAGTCAATTCAATCACAGTAGACTGCGAAAACAAGAAGTATGGATGCACAGAGCCATTGATTTACCATATGAAAGCTCAGCATGAACAAGTATGTAGCCATACATTATGTTTCTGTCCTCTTTCATCCTGCGGGTTTACCGGTTCTTACACCAACCTGTACGTTCATTTCCGCACCCATCATTCATCTTCTGCTACTCCCTTCACCTTCAACACCACCTTCAATATTAATGTCAAAAGAGGTCAAAAGTATGTAATTCTTCAAGAACAGAATGAAAGGGTCATCTTCATCCTCAACCATGACATTCAAGGACATGGAAGAGTTTTTAATGTGGATTGCGTAGGACCAAACGAATTTAGGGCTGCTTTTGGATACAAACTTAGTGTGAGATGCTCGGAGACATGTTTCTCGATGAAGAGTGTACCTGAGGTGAGTGGAAAGTGGGAACAACATACCCCCAACAACAACTATCTAACAATCCCATCTGAGATCTTGAGGTTCACCATAGAATTACGTATAAAGAGAGGTTTTCAGGTCTGGTGATGGGATAGATTTGGTGAAAAATATAGGGTTGGTGTGTAAGGGAGCATAGATTTTACTAGTTTAGCTGCAGCCATGGTCACCTCGGCTGTTTTTTAAATGAGAAAGCTGAAAATGGAAGTTTTGCCTGTTAACATTACTTGTTAGTTTAGAAGGCACAGGTCTAACGTACATTTAAACTTTTCTTCAAGAAAATGCAACAAGACCCTTACAATGTCTCatttcaaaagtgaaaaaaaaaggtCCAAGTTGGTTGTCAAGTTTGTCATGTGTTGAGAACGAAACGATTTTATTTATATCTTAGTCGCAGGTAGGCctggcaatggagcgggttttgaccctgatccaATCCAAACCTTTAACAATTATATGAGTTTGGAACATAGTTTTTGAtccgtttacccgttaacgacccgtatccgctaacccttttattaaaagggctgggtatggatcatcaccgatccgctccgtttataacccgcgccatataaattttagaaatataattttatattttatattgcctAAATTTATATTTTACATTAAATTCCCATCAGAAGTCCAAAGAGAAAAGGCCAAAGACTAAATTGTTTTTACATAGGACTCGATGACTTACCTTCTAGAATTCCACTCTTCTCCCAAGAGTCATGATtccatttcatttatatttcatcatgtaatcaccaatttcatttataaatcaataaggtCATTTATCAACCGGAAGAAAGTTTGTAATTGTtattctctatcaatgcaatcAACGATCAAAAATCAATTGGAAGtaactaaaataatgattttaattccaatagaaagtcatcgagtacataatgtgttttctaaatcaaaacttagttttatttaataaatgtgattttatgatttaagtaaaatgtgtttgattattcaaaaaacttACGGGTTACGAGGCGGGTTTTGATATCTGTTGATTCGGTGGATAAAGGTATGAGTTTGATAATCAAAAACCCTGCAGGTTACGAAGCAGGTTTTgatcggattttgaaatttgttaaaagggtttggatcaaggtcgattcgctccaaacccgcctCATTCCCAGGTCTAGTCGCAGGTGAAGAAACAGTTAAACTTCATAATTCAAGATTGAAGATACTATAAGATAATATAAATTATTGCTTGGTTGCACTAACCATTCATCACATCGTATCCGTTAGTAGAGAAATTGGTTGTTCATGTTACTTTTTTACTGTCACCAACACTAAAATATAAGTATAAGAGAAAATCATATAGATATTTGTGATATTGGGGGCGTGTTTGAAGAAAACTAGCTGATAGTGTTAGTTGGAGGCAAAAAAGCTTCAGCTTTTATTTATGCATAAATGTTCAACAAAAGTAGTTTTGATTTTAAagtataaaattacataaaaatcaAACCTAAAAGCATGGAAAAGCTAAAAGCTCCAAACAACTACGTTTCGTGTCAAAGATGCCCTCGAAATAACTTTTGAATTAAGagatttttgtttaaaataaaataaaagcccCTATTATCaaatgaagtttttttttcttaaaagctaAAACCTAAAATCTTCCAGAAACTCTGTTCAAAATACACCATACatgtgaaaataaaataaaattgtattACTTATGTGTTATATCAATTACCCGATTCCTTTAGAATTTAGTTAAATCACTAGTATCAGGATGAGTTTTATCGAGGGAAAAAGAATGCAAATGAAAAAATTATTAAGATGCCAATCATGATTGATGAATTATAttaggtatttttttttttaatgaaaatacaacaaaataataaaatttatatagtTTGTGGTTAATAATTCGTTTGcttgatatataattatatatcattatttataaaataaagtttCCTTTCATATGACACGTAAAACTCCGTAGAACCGAGacatcttaactaagttttatttCCATCACCCACTCTCCGAGTTAAAAATGTTATTAAGATCAATCCCCAATACATTACGTAACACCCAGCCAAATCAGGTAATTTCCTTTCTTGACTCAAAATGTAAATttgttgcaaaaatggtccttacgCCGGGTATAGGTCATTAAAAGGTGATATGGGTGCCTTTGTGTACATAGGGCGTACTCGGCTGATGAGCAAACCCAAATATTGAGGGTTTGAgccatatttaaacaaccttaactCCTAAAAGCCTTTCCACCTTCAACCTCCATCCTCCCAAACGAccccttgcaaaccctaatgtccATCTATGAAGTTTTGAGCCTTTTTAGTGTTTTGTGCACATTTTTGAAGGGATGAAGCTCTAAGAAATCAATTGAGAAGTTTCAAGCCTTGTGGATCTGGACCTTACATCTCCTTAGTAGAGGTGGCAATGGGTCGAACGGGGTTGGGTTCGGGTTCAACCCACTTATTAATTGAGTTGAAGATTCCAACCCATCCCAACTTTTTTATTTAAATGGGTGGATATttccaacccaacccaacctttCAGATAAATGGGTTGTCACTAGGTTTACCCGTTTATATAATTCTTAACCCAACTTATTAAAAAAATGGGTTGacccatttaaaataaaaaagtaaataaattaattaaagatTACAACACTTAAATTAGTTCCAAACTTAATAAAACTTTCAAATTATAATAAAAGCACAATCTCAATTCACAAATACAAAGATTTTATTCAAATACCATTAATGATATGTAATTTCGAAATGGTTTTGAAGAGAAACTAGTGTTTTCGGCACAAAGAAAAAAGATAAGAATTAAGACTgtattttttaaaacataaataataatacaacattatgatttataaattaatatttcGATTAATACATGTTAATATTTAAACAATATTAATctaaatatatattaaagttaaatgGGTCAGTGGGTTGAAAACAGTTGCCAAAAAAACTcatttaattaaatgggttagaCGGGTTAACCCATTTATCATAAATGGGTTGGAAATTTCAACCCAACATGCTAATtttgggttgggttcgggttgggttggtGGGTTGGGTCAATTTTTGCCAGCTTTACTCCTTAGCAACCTCCAGAAGGCTTTTGTGCATTTTGGTCCAATAATCTTGGTCTagttgagtatgagctactctagaCCTTATGAGTAATCTTTTCAGACATTTTAAGGTGCTTGGAGTCATAAAAATCTAATCTTGATCCTTTCTTTTCACTCATGCAAGAGAAATGAAGCTTGAAGTTTTGTTATAAGTTTGGTTTTTGGTTTTGGGCACCttctagccatgcaaagtcataaagttggaaactttatgatttaggGTGATATTTGGGATTAGATCTGAGTTCTAGACGTGAGGTCTTGAAGGAATAAGTGCTTAATAAAGAGGGAAATATGTACgtaagtatgttgggcgtaccttaAGAGTACGCAACGCGTACTGAATGGGAGTCCCGTAGTTTGGGAGGCACTCTCTATGTCATACGTAGAGATGGAGTACATAGGGCGTACTTGGTCTGGTTTGagattttgacttttgacttttgattttGACCAAATTGGACTTTAGGTCATTTTAGTTCATTTGATTAGTAGTTTGAGATTGGGTCCTTGTTTATTTTATCGGTAACCGGTAGATTTAGTATTTAGAGAAGTGATCTGTTTAGCTATCTTTCAgtctatgaggtgagttttcctcactgtactaataggtcgaaggcaccaattccgacccactaggttatgtatcctgatatataggatgttgttatgttttaGTGAATAATTAGATCTGCATGATTACCTGTTGttagttatatgtttatatgttgtatATATCAACATGGTGCGGTTAGGTTGAGGCAATATTGCTCTGTGCGGAAGCCAACAAACCTGAGAGTAAGCCATACATGAGCTGAGGGCTGgaaaggcaagccagacttatgttgtggggtTGGGAGCAAGCCAAACATAAACTGAGGGCCGGAAAGGCAAGCtaaacttatgttgtgggctcaggagcaagccagacataagctgAGGGTCGAaaaggcaagccagacttatgttgtgggctcgggagtAATCCAAAGATGAGCTGTGGGCCAGGTGGGCAATCCAGACTCGTGGTGTAGGCTCAGAGGTAATCCTGTCCGATGATTGTGGACCCAGTATGCatgatgttatatgtttgtgtggggAGTTCACCAAGCTTTGACTTAcagtttgattttatggtttcaggtactttagaggacAAAGGGCAAGACAAAGGCTTGATTATGCACATCATCAtggattttatgtgttttataaTTTTGGGTTACTCTGATTCATGATTATGACATTTGGAAACCTGTTTTGTAAAATTTAAGAATTTTTGGaatggttttaaaaataaaaatttggcaTTGATTTTTGGGATATTATACATTCaaatctttttcatttttcacgaTGCACTTCCAAGTGCTAAAGATACTTTTCTTGGTAAGAGAACAATTATCGTTACCTCTAGTTTTATTGATATGTTAAATAACAAAGATATAAAAGcgatttttattttatcttaaccACTATTTAACAAGACTACAAAGTTGGTTGGCCTTAAGCTATCAACATCAAGACCATTTTTATTGTTTATAAATTTGTTACACGACACGAAACATATCTTTTTGGAGGTTTTTTTTGGAGGTTTGATCGCTACCACAAATAATTCTCCCCTAATACtcaaaatagtattttttttatgagctttaaataaaagaaaagtagTATAAAAGGAGGATTGGAAGAACCGCTTCGACAACAGTAAGGTTTATCACCAATGGAGAGGGAGCAAGCTTTGCATAAGGAGgcctttgtaaaaatatttttCAATAGTATTTCAACAATTGAAGTTAAATTTTTAATTAGATTCATCTTATAGCCAACTAGAAGTTCGAGGtctgtaatagaaagaaatatgACTTTGCAATTAGGAAATCAAGCAGGTCTTAACTCTTAAGACATTCGAATTTCGCACACGTAGATAAAATGAGATAATAAATATATCGTTTTAGATGACATCATAGCCTCACACTATGACTAATTTTAGAAGTAATTTAGAAGATAGGCAACTAAAGTGAAAGATGTGATAAAAGAGGGTAGGAAATGGCAAAAATGCATAGAGAAAAGTTACACAAATACAAAAGGGCAAAGCGCTAAGCAGTTGCTAATGAACCCAATCGGAAGCCGAAACTCATCAAAATCCGTTGTCGTCGGACGCCAAATGCTCCTTCATTCCTCTTATCCTTCCCCTGATCATCGGCAAAATCCCGCCTGTTAGCCAACTCACTCGATCAGGATCGTAACCCTagaaaaataagaatgatttgAAGCTACCCCCTTTGGCCCTTTTCACAACCCTAACTAACATATACTCTTGTATATACATGGCTGCTGATAGTCCTGATTTCGACAGAGCTGACATCTCACCACTGGTATAAATTCCCTTTTTAACAGTTTTTTTCTATAACCTGTAATTCACATTAGTTTAATGCAGACTTTTTGATCGAATTATGACGAATGGCAcagtttatgatttgattattctATTTAAGTATGAAATTAGTGTTCTTCTGTGGTCAAATTTGGGGTGTCTTTCTTGATTCAATTGGAGTTTAAAATGTTTTGATTATATGATAGCGAATGCATGTCTACAGTATTGGACAACCTAGGTTAAGGGGATGCCAACAGAAAGCCTCGACATTTGTATGCCCAATGAATTGTTTGGTGCTTTGTTATTAATTTAACATCTCTATGAATCTAAAACCTTTGCTTCATTTAACCttttttcttctctctctctctctctatgtgtcAGGTGCTAAGTGATGAAGATTCAATGGGGAGCAAGAGAAAAGAAATAACAAATAACGAGCTTGAAGGGAGTAGTAGCAGAAAGAAGAAGAATAAAAAAGGTCATACACCCCGTCCAGCTTGCTCTTGGGTCCATTTTAGGTAATGCAAAACCTATCACACCTGATAATCTTTCTCTTACATCATCTCATATTAACATACTCAAATGTAAACATCATTCTAGCCGTGATTTCATCAAGGAGTACAGTGCTTCCCACCCCGAATCCTCTGGTCTAAAAGTTGTAAGCACTTTAGTCTTGAATCTTGATTCAACCATCTACACATAAAACATAAGTTCAAAGAATCTTAATATATAATCAATCGATCATCTTTTAGGCAACAAAAGCAGCCTCAAATGCTTGGAAAGTAATGAGCCTCGAAGAGAAAGAAATTTACACTAAACGGGCGCGTGAAGTATGGGATGATTACTTGAGTTCCACACCTGCTCGTGAACCAAAACCAAGAAAACAGGTTAACATTTTCTtttctcataataataataatttgttacAAAACACTTCATTAATTCAACAACTTATCTTAATTCTTACAGGCCAATCTAGTGACAAGGTGTTCCCCTGGTCGTTTAGTGAATGTGATAAAACAATTCACACCTGAACAAAAGGAAGCTGTGAAATCCATGGGATTTGGAAGTCTTCTTGACCTAAAATGTAGAACTTTACGCAGAAGTTTATGTCTTTGGTTATTAGAAAGATTTAACACCATTAGAAGAAGCTTAGAGATTTGTGGAAAACGAATTCCTTTGTCACCCGTTGATGTGGAGCTTGTAATGGGATTGTCAGCAAGTGGGAAAGATGTGGTGAGTTCAGGCTCTGATGATGTGGTAGCAGATTTACGCCTAAGGTACAATGCTTCTAACAGGGGTATTTCTGTCCGTTTCTTGGAAGAAAAATTGGGTGAACAAGAAGCAGGAGAGGACTTCAAAAGGGCGTTTCTTTTATATGTTTTGGGCACTTTGTTGTGCCCTACTGCAAGACTGGATGTTAGCCCTTCTTTTCTTCATTTTTTGACAGATATGGATTCTATTCATGAATACAATTGGGCAAAATTCTTGCTTGATAAGTTAGTTAGAGAGGTTGCACGTTTTCGCCAAGGGAAACAACGTGCAGTTGGTGGGTGTCTTTTGTTTCTTCAGGTAAACaagattttgttttttgtttttctttaatgATTAAagatttgttttttctttttgagtttttaatatttttacattcGACAGCTTTTTTACTATGAGAGTGTTGCAATTGGAGTCCCTGGAGAACTGGGCCCGGTTGTTGTTCCATGTTTATCTTCATGGACAGAAGAAAACATTTCTGAGAGAGAAAAACAAGAGAAAGAACTTGGTGGTTATGGATCTGGAGAGGTAAGATTTATGTTTACAAATGTAGTTAGTTCCACTTCCACATTAGGAATTAGTATATAATTGTATATTTTAGTTGGTGAATGATGGCTTAAATTACAAAAGACCAAATTTTCATTTGTTTCTGTTTAATTTTTGTTATGGTTTAGGTGATTTGTAAGGAGAGGGGTCTTGGGGTGCATGTTGATACTCTCCCAGATACTCATAGAGCTTATCGTAGCCTGGCCCCACGTAGTCTGGCCCCACAGGAAGAACACCAACACCTGGTAACTTTATCGACTTAGCTACTAAACTattataataacttaataataaaaataaaatatgtgGACATTAAATTAATGTAGGGAGGTGGAGGCGTAAGCGTGGTGATGAATTACAAGGACCAAATTACACTACCAACAAAAATCGAAGGTTTCGGGTACAACAACAATGTGAATTTGAGTGTcagtcataataataataataataataatacaatggATTACGACCAAAACAAcggaatcggaatcggaatcgCATACGATCAAAACCAATGCCCTGTTCCAAATTGCACTTTCAATGGGCAATATGAAAACCTATCCGACCATTTCAGCACAAAACATTGGGATTCAGGACGCCGATTCCGCTACAATTGCCCGTTACCGGTGTCATTAGGAATGCATGAAACCTTTCTTGTACTACAAGCGGAAGAAGATGGGCTTCTTTTTTTACTAAATAAAGGGACTGAAAATATTGGGCACACTGTTACAATTACTGGAATTGGGCCCAATGAGTCTGATGAGCGGTTTTTATATTATCTTGTGTCGGAAAGAGGAGGAAGTTCTTTGAGATTGAAGTCGTATACCCAGAATTTACCGGGTCGGGTTGATGGGATTCCACCTGCGGATTTTCTTTTGGTTCCGTTTGGGTATTTGAATTCGTCTGGGGAATTGAATTTGGAGGTTTGTATATGGAACCAGCAGATTTAGGTGGAGTTTTCGAGGTTATAACTTATAATTTTTTTGCTTCTTCTTGGAATGGTAAATGTATGTAGTAGTAAAATATTGttgtgttttttcttttttttttgtttttcttttgattatatatttgaaAGGATAAATGATATATAAGTTTTAAAGCTTGCGATTACCAAATATGGAGTGTTTTTGTTTCTGACGAGTTAgtgaattttttatatatatatttttttcattttcactTCCTCCCAAAAAAAATCTCCTTAATTCTTTAAGAGCCTCAATGAGCCTTTTAGGGGACATGAAAAGTGAAAAGTAATAAAGTGGGGACTTCCCAAAACCAAACTAACATGTGTGAGTCTCCCACCAAAAGAAAAGTTTTTCACTTAACTTTGATTTGGATTATATAAACAATCAAATCTCTTATCGGGTAAAGCCAATATAAGTAAAGGGAAAGGTGACATGCTCACGATTAATAAAACTCACAAGGTTTTACCAATTTCCAAATTTCCATCCTAACGCAGTATAGTTTGCTTTATTCAAATCTTGACACCGAAAACGATATGAAAGCAACGAAGTAGACGAGTAAGGTTAATCATGTTGACTAAACACCACGCACCAATGAACATAACGTCATCCGTGTACACCCGATGTTGCAATAAAGGGCGGGGAGATATCTCTGAAAAAGTGAGTAATGATAGTTGCTTTCATCATCATATATAGTCCTTTCATTGCAATAATGAAAAGAAAGGGATAAGGGGTCACCTAGTCTTACCCCTATGGATGTCAAATGCCTTTGTTGGATAGCCATTGACTAAAATCAAAACAGGATCCAATGAACGACAACTCATTGTCCAACTCCTCCATTTAGCACCAAAGTTCATTTGTTTCGTTATAGTGCTAAAGAAGTTTCAATTTAACGAATCAAAGGCTTTGTAAAAATCTACCTTtaagaagaaaaaaaa containing:
- the LOC111900277 gene encoding putative E3 ubiquitin-protein ligase SINA-like 9; this encodes MADRSQNMVRRVQASASMASAGGGQDEAENPMVNRFDNRLPRFSQSAPQQQMFQPSRAPHRVCPSCTVEEDENVIPLESDSDLGSGGTPMEDVDDDVWIEDDLGQHQNYHSDSGYSSSSPVSSPIRDPSREIPVVFTDPDVLDCPICLESLRSPIYQCENGHIACSCCCSKSNHKCPSCCLPIGFNRCRAMEKLVNSITVDCENKKYGCTEPLIYHMKAQHEQVCSHTLCFCPLSSCGFTGSYTNLYVHFRTHHSSSATPFTFNTTFNINVKRGQKYVILQEQNERVIFILNHDIQGHGRVFNVDCVGPNEFRAAFGYKLSVRCSETCFSMKSVPEVSGKWEQHTPNNNYLTIPSEILRFTIELRIKRGFQVW
- the LOC111900276 gene encoding uncharacterized protein LOC111900276, which gives rise to MAADSPDFDRADISPLVLSDEDSMGSKRKEITNNELEGSSSRKKKNKKGHTPRPACSWVHFSRDFIKEYSASHPESSGLKVATKAASNAWKVMSLEEKEIYTKRAREVWDDYLSSTPAREPKPRKQANLVTRCSPGRLVNVIKQFTPEQKEAVKSMGFGSLLDLKCRTLRRSLCLWLLERFNTIRRSLEICGKRIPLSPVDVELVMGLSASGKDVVSSGSDDVVADLRLRYNASNRGISVRFLEEKLGEQEAGEDFKRAFLLYVLGTLLCPTARLDVSPSFLHFLTDMDSIHEYNWAKFLLDKLVREVARFRQGKQRAVGGCLLFLQLFYYESVAIGVPGELGPVVVPCLSSWTEENISEREKQEKELGGYGSGEVICKERGLGVHVDTLPDTHRAYRSLAPRSLAPQEEHQHLGGGGVSVVMNYKDQITLPTKIEGFGYNNNVNLSVSHNNNNNNNTMDYDQNNGIGIGIAYDQNQCPVPNCTFNGQYENLSDHFSTKHWDSGRRFRYNCPLPVSLGMHETFLVLQAEEDGLLFLLNKGTENIGHTVTITGIGPNESDERFLYYLVSERGGSSLRLKSYTQNLPGRVDGIPPADFLLVPFGYLNSSGELNLEVCIWNQQI